Sequence from the Pirellulales bacterium genome:
TGGAAGAAGCCGAGTGGGTCTTTCCACCCACCATCGGCAATCGAGTGCGATTATTGGTTGACGCTGCCGAAGCCTACCCGGCGATGGAGTCGGCCATTCGCGCCGCCCGGCAGCACATTCACATTTCGTTTTATATATGGAACGACGATGCCACCGGCCGTGCTTGGCGCGATTTGCTAGTGGAAAAAGCGCGGGCCGGCGTCCAGGTGCGATTATTACTGGACGGCCTGGGAAGCCGCTTTGCCCGCCGACGGAATCTCATGCGACCATTGGAGCAGGCCGGCGGCGAAGTGGCGTTTTTCCTGCCGCTGACGCTGTGGAGCTCGCGGCCGACCATCAACTTTCGCAATCATCGCAAAATTGTGCTAGCCGATGGCTGCACCGGTTTTTTGGGTGGCATCAACATCGGAGACGAGTACACAACCGGTTGGCATGACTTGGCGTTGCAACTGGAGGGGCCGACCGTCGATCAGTTGCAGGAAACGTTCGCCGAAGATTGGTTTTTTGCCACGGGGCGGGAAATTGTCACGCCACAAATCTTTTGCCAATGGCAAACGCCGGAAGGCAGAGCCGCGTTGCCGGCACCTGATGACGATCAAGCAGTGTGCAGCATTTTGGCCAGCGGTCCGCACACGCCGCACAACTTCACGCACGATGCCCTGTTTCTATCGATGGCGCAGGCCAAGGAGCGGGTATACATTACCACGCCTTATTTAATTCCGGAAGAAAGCACGATGGCGGCGCTGC
This genomic interval carries:
- the cls gene encoding cardiolipin synthase, which codes for EEAEWVFPPTIGNRVRLLVDAAEAYPAMESAIRAARQHIHISFYIWNDDATGRAWRDLLVEKARAGVQVRLLLDGLGSRFARRRNLMRPLEQAGGEVAFFLPLTLWSSRPTINFRNHRKIVLADGCTGFLGGINIGDEYTTGWHDLALQLEGPTVDQLQETFAEDWFFATGREIVTPQIFCQWQTPEGRAALPAPDDDQAVCSILASGPHTPHNFTHDALFLSMAQAKERVYITTPYLIPEESTMAALRTAVYRGVDVRVLVPAKSDAWVVQWAGRSYYPDLLAAGVRLYEYQPNILHAKSVVIDNDLSIVGSANIDVRSFRLNFEASCLARSKPLARRLLDLFSRNLQHSREITHEDVQRRSYLSQLGDAAAHLLSPLM